The Streptomyces sp. NBC_00459 DNA segment CCGTGCAGGATTCCGCCTTCCTGAAGGCGTGCAGACGCGAGCCGGTGCCGCACACACCCGTGTGGTTCATGCGCCAGGCCGGGCGCTCCCTGCCCGAGTACCACAAGGTCCGTGCGGGCATCCCCATGCTGGAGTCCTGCACCCGGCCCGAGCTGGTCGCCGAGATCACCCTCCAGCCGGTGCGCCGGCACAAGGTGGACGCGGCGATCTACTTCAGCGACATCGTCGTCCCCCTCAAGGCCATCGGTATCGACCTCGACATCAAGCCCGGCGTCGGCCCGGTCGTCGAGAAGCCGATCCGCACCCGCGCGGACCTCGCCCAGCTCCGCGACCTCACCCCCGAGGACGTCCCGTACGTCACCGAGGCCATCGGCCTGCTCACCCGCGAGCTCGGCTCCACCCCGCTGATCGGCTTCGCCGGCGCGCCCTTCACCCTCGCGAGCTATCTCGTCGAGGGCGGCCCGTCGCGGACGTACGAGAACGCCAAGGCGATGATGTACGGCGACCCGAAGCTCTGGGCCGACCTCCTCGACCGCCTCGCCGAGATCACGGCAGCCTTCCTCAAGGTCCAGATCGAGGCGGGCGCCAGCGCCGTCCAGCTGTTCGACTCCTGGGCCGGCGCCCTCGCCCCGGCCGACTACCGCCGCTCGGTCCTCCCCGCCTCCCGGAAGGTCTTCAAGGCCGTCGAGGGGTACGGCGTGCCGCGCATCCACTTCGGCGTCGGCACCGGCGAGCTGCTCGCCCCCATGAGCGAGGCCGGTGTGGACGTCATGGGCGTCGACTATCGCGTTCCGCTCGACGAGGCCGCCCGCCGGATCGGCCCCGGCAAGGCGCTCCAGGGCAACCTCGACCCGACGGTCCTGTTCGCCTCCACGGAGGCCGTCGAGGCCAAGACCCGCGAGGTCCTCGACGCCGCGAAGGGCCTGGAGGGCCACATCTTCAACCTCGGCCACGGCGTCATGCCGAACACGCCACCGGACGCCCTGACGCGCCTGGTGGAGTACGTCCACACGAACACCGCCCGCTGAGTCGCCGGTCGGCGCCCGTCACCACGTGTGCCGTGCCTGCCTGCCCCACAGCAGGCGGCCCGGCTCGGGCGGCGGCGGGGTGCCGGCCCTGAGCGGCCAGGCGAGCAGCATGCCCGCGAGGAAGCCGACGACGTGGGCGGCGTACGCCACGGTGCCGGCCTCGGCGACGCCCTCGCCCGACGAGTACACCGCCTGCAGCACGAACCAGAAGCCCAGCACCAGCCAGGCCGGCAGCCGCAGCGGCAGGAAGACCAGGAAGGGCACCAGGACCCAGACCCTGGCTTTGGGGAACAGCACCAGATAGGCGCCCAGGACACCGGCGATCGCCCCGGAGGCGCCGATCAGGGGGTCGCCCGAGTCGGCGTTGAGAAGCGCGAAACCGTACGACGCCGCGTAACCGCAGACGACGTAGAAGAGCGCGTACCGCACATGCCCGAGGCGGTCCTCGATGTTGTTGCCGAAGATCAGCAGGAACAGCATGTTGCCCAGCAGATGCAGCCAGCCGCCGTGCAGGAACATCGCCGTGAACACGGAGAGCACGGGGGACTTGTCGTAGCCGGGCGGGCCGATCACACAGCCCGGCCCTCCGGTGCCGACACCGACGTCGCCCGTCGGCACCAGGCGCGGCAGTTGATGGTGGATCAACTCCTGTGGCACGGCGGCGTACTGGTCCAGGAAGGCCTGGAGATGGCACAACTGTGCCAGGCCGCTCTCGCCCGTCACCGAGCCCGCTGTGCCGGGCATGGAGAGGAACACGAGGACGTTGGCGGCGATCAGCGCGTACGTGACCCAGGGGGTGCGACTTGCGGGGTTCACGTCATGGACGGGGATGACCACAAGGAAGTACTGCCCGGGATGCGTCTCGCGAATCGGTGAACGCGGCTGTCCGTGTGTCCGTATCTGTCCTCAACGTCCGCGGCACGACGAAGGCGCGCCGCGGGGACGACGTGAGGAACAGGCGATGAACGACCGAGTTACTCCTCCGATGCAGTCGGTGCAGGCTCTGCCGAACGGCGAGGCCGAACTCGCGCTGGTGGTCCACCTGCCATGGGAGGACGTGGCCCGGCTCGGCCAGGAGGCGGGGCGGCTGGCCACGCAGATGCAGCGGCCGGTGTCGCTCGACGAGGCCGTGAGCCATCGGCTGCGGTCCAGTGGGCTCGGCGCCCACGCGAAGCCGGCCCAGGCTCAGCAGGCGCCGTCGGTCTCGGCGTCGGCGTCCGTGTCCGCGTTGCCGTCCCGGCCGCCGGGGGAGCAGGCTCGGCAGGCCATCGATCGGATCAACGGGACCGCGTAGCGCCATGGGGGTACCTGCGGATCGCCGGGTGCCGGCCGCCGTGGCTGGTCGCGCCCACGCGGCGGAGCCGCAAATCGATACAGCCCCGCGCCCCTGGGTGTGTGGCCTGCTCCCCTGTTAGGAAGTGCCCGCGCGTACCGCTGTGGTCGCTTTCCTGGCCGCTACCAGTACCGGGTCCCAGACCGGGGAGAACGGTGGGGCGTAGCCCAGGTCCAGGGCTGTCATCTGTTCGACCGTCATGGATGCCGTGAGGGCCACCGCCGCGATGTCGACCCGCTTCGCGGCGCCCTCGCGGCCGACGATCTGGACGCCGAGGAGACGGCCCGTGCGGTGTTCGGCGAGCATCTTCACCGTCATCACGGCCGCGCCCGGGTAGTAGCCCGCGCTGTTCGTCGACTCGATGGTGACCGACACGAACCGGAGGCCCGCCCGGCGTGCGTCCTTCTCCAGTAGGCCGGTGCGGGCGATCTCCAGGTCGCAGACCTTGCTCACGGCGGTTCCGACCACGCCGGGGAAGGTCGCGTAGCCGCCGCCCGCGTTCGCGCCGATGACCTGGCCGTGCTTGTTGGCGTGCGTGCCGAGAGGGATGTGCCGTTCCTGGCCGGAGACGAGGTCCAGGACCTCGACACAGTCGCCGCCGGCCCAGATGTTCTCGTGCCCGCGCACCCGCATCGCCAGGTCGGTGAGCAGGCCCCCGTGGTCGCCCACGGGGAGCCCTGCCGCCCGTGCGAGCGTCGTCTCGGGGCGGACGCCGATGCCGAGCACGACCACGTCCGCCGGATACTCGGCGTCCTCCGTGGCGACCGCGCGCACCCTGCCGTCGTCGCCGGTGAGCAGCCTGGTGACCTCGGCGTCGTTCACCATGGTGATGCCCAGGCCCTCCATCGCCTCGTGCACCAGGCGGCCCATGTCCGGGTCGAGCGTGGACATCGGTTCCTTGCTGCGGTTGACGACCGTCACCTCGTAGCCGCGCTTGACGAGCGCCTCGGCCATCTCCACGCCGATGTACCCCGCGCCGACCACGACCGCACGGCGGCCCCCGGTGGTGGCCAGGGTGTCCAGGAGCGCCTGGCCGTCGTCCAGGGTCTGTACGCCGTGCACCCCGGGGGCGTCCATGCCCGGCAGGGAGGGGCGGATCGGACGGGCGCCCGTGGCGATCACCAGTTTGTCGTACGACGTCCATGACTCGGCGCCCGTTTCCAGGTCACGGGCGCGCACCCGGCCGCCCGGGACGTCGATCTCCATGGCCTCCGTGCGCATGCGCAGGTCGATGTCACGGGCCCGGTGCTCCTCGGCCGAGCGGGCGATCAGCATGTCCCGGTCCGGGACGTCGCCGCTCACCCAGTAGGGGATCCCGCACGCCGAGTAGGAGGTGAAGTTGCCGCGTTCGAACGCCACGATCTCCAGTTCGTCGGGTTCTCTGAGCCGGCGTGCCTGCGACGCGGCGGACATGCCCGCCGCGTCGCCGCCGATCACCACCAGACGCTCGGTCCCACGCTTCGTGTCGCTCGTACGGCCGTCACTCATGCTCATACGAACACGCTACGGGGACCTGACATTTCACTCCTGGTCGGACCTGGTCGGCCAGGGGCAGCCGGAGTCAGTCCTGTTCAGCCTCCTCCGGGCCCTTCGACGGCACCGGAGGGGCCGTCGGCAGGGTCGCCGTCGGCGCCGGGCCCGCGGCTGTCACCGGGGCGCGGTGGTGCTCCCGGCGGGGACGGGCGAAGCGCAGCCACACGAACACCAGCAGGACCGCCACGGCGGCGAACGGCAGTACCGCGGCGAGGGCCACCACGATCCAGCGCAGCATCGACACGAACGCGTCCCAGCCGCCCGCGAGTGCGTCCAGGACGCCGGGGTCGTCGTTCTCCTCGGACGCCTCGGCCGGCTTCTCGGACAGGGAGAGGTTGATCGTGGCCAGGGAGGTGCGGTCCTTGAGGGAGGCCTGGCGGGCGAGCAGCGACTCCAGGTCGGCCTGACGGCGGCTCAACTCGCCCTCCAGGGTGACCACATCGGAGAGTTTGGTGGCCTTGTCCATCAGCTCACGGATGCGGTTCACGCTGGCGCGCTGTGTGGTGATGCGGCTCTCCACGTCGACGACCTGGTCCGTGACGTCCTTCGACTCGGCCTCCCGGTGCAGAAGCTTGCCGGTGCCCTCCAGGGCGGCGAGGACCCGCTCGTACTCGGCGACGGGCACCCGCAGGACGACGTCGGTGTTCTCGCCGCCCTCCTCCTCGTCCAGGGTCGTCGTCTCGCTCCCGACGAAACCGCCCGCGTTCGCGGTGACGGTGCGGACCTTGGCCAGGGCCTTCGACACGTCCTTGACCTGCACGGAGACGGACACGGTACGGATGATGTGCGGACCGGCGGCCGCCTGGGGCGCCGCACTGGCCTGGGCGCCCGGCTTGCTGTCGGACCCGGCCTGCTCCTCCAGGGCGCCCGCAGCGGCCTTGTCCGCACCGCCGTTCGAGTCGCTGGTCGTGCCTGCGTCGGCGCCCGTGCCGCTGCATCCGGTGAGCGCGAGGGCCGCGGCGAGGAGCAGGCCCGACAGGGCCTGAACAGGTCGTGCGGAGCGCCGTGTACGGCGCGGGTGTGTGTGCAGGGTGTTCATCTTGCGGATCCCCCCGAGGGCTGTCGTTGGACCGTCTTGGACGGTTCTGGACTGTCTTGGGACGTCGTGGTGCACGACTGACGTTCCTTCGACGCCCGAAGGGGTCGGGACGTTGGCCGGTTACGGTCCCGATGAGGTCACGGTCGGGACTCGTGCCGGACACCCGGGGGCGGCGGGCGCCGACGGGAGTGTCAGTGGGGTCTGGCAAGGTGGTGGCATGAGCGCAGTGGAGGCCCGCGCGGGTGCCGGGCATGTCGTCGTCATCGGGGGCGGGATCGCGGGTCTGGCCGCCGCACACCGGCTGCTGGACCGGGGCGTGCGGGTCACGCTCCTGGAGGCGTCCGACCGCGTCGGCGGCAAGCTCCTGCCCGGCGAGATCGCGGGCGCACGGGTCGATCTCGGCGCCGAGTCGATGCTCGCCCGCAGACCCGAAGCCGTCGCGCTCGCCCGCGAGGTGGGCCTCGACGACCGCCTCCAGCCGCCCGCCACCTCGACGGCCTCGATCTGGACCCGGGGCGCCCTGCGGCCGTTTCCCAAGGGACACGTCATGGGCGTTCCCGGCAATGCCTCGGCCCTGGCCGGTGTCCTCTCGGACGAGGGGCTCGCCCGTATCGGGCGTGACGCAGACCTGCCGCGCACGGAGGTCGGGGACGACGTGGCGGTGGGGGAGTTCGTCGCCGCGCGCCTCGGCCGCGAGGTCGTCGACCGGCTCGTGGAACCGCTGCTGGGCGGGGTGTACGCGGGCGACGCGTACCGCATCTCGATGCGCTCGGCCGTGCCCCAGCTCTTCGAGGTGGCCAAGAAGCATGTGTCCCTGACGGAGGGCGTGCGCGGCATCCAGGCCCGGATGGCCGCCGCTCCCCAGCAGGGCGGGCCGGTCTTCATGGGCATCCAGGGAGGCGTGGGCCAACTGCCGCTCGCCGTCGCGGAGTCGGTGCGCGCGCGGGGCGGCGAGATCGTCACCGGGGCACCGGTGACCGAGCTGCGCCGGACGGCCGGGACATCGGCGGCGTGGCGGGTCGTCGCGGGGGAGCGGGTGTACGACGCCGACGGGGTGGTCGTCGCCGTACCGACCCCGGTGGCCGCCGGACTGCTGCGCGCCGAGGCACCGGCCGCCGCCGCCGAACTCGCGGGCGTGGAGTACGCCTCGATGGCCCTGATCACCCTGGCCTACCGCCGCGGCGAGGTCAGCCTCCCCGAGGGCAGCGGGTTCCTGGTGCCGCCCGTCGACGGACGCACCATCAAGGCGTCGACGTTCGCCTCCCAGAAGTGGGGCTGGATCGCGGAGGAGAACCCGGACCTGCTGGTCCTGCGGACCTCCGTGGGGCGGTACGCCGAGACGGAGATCCTCCGGCGCCCCGACACCGACCTGGTGGCCGTCTCACGCCACGACCTCCAGGAGGCGACCGGACTGACGGCGGCCCCTGTCGAGACCCGCGTCACCCGCTGGGACGACGGCCTGCCCCAGTACCCCGTCGGCCACCACGCGCGCGTGGACCGCATCCGCGAACACATCGCCAAGCTCCCGGGACTCGCCGTGTGCGGCGCGGCGTACGACGGGGTCGGCATCCCGGCCTGCATCGCGAGCGCGTACGCGGCGGTGGACGCGCTGGAGGCCGACCCGGTGCGAAGCGCGACCGACGGAGCGGGAGAATAGGCACATGAGTGACGACGCCCCCACCACCGACGCGGCCCGCATCCCGAACAAGGGCAAGCTGGCCAAGGACCTCAACGAGGTCATCCGCTACACCCTGTGGTCCGTCTTCAAGCTGAAGGACGTCCTGCCCGAGAACCGCACGGGCTACGCCGACGAGGTCCAGGAGCTGTTCGACCAGCTCGCCGCGAAGGACGTGACCGTCCGCGGCACGTACGACGTTTCGGGGCTGCGCGCCGACGCCGACCTGATGATCTGGTGGCACGCCGAGACCGCCGACCAGCTCCAGGAGGCGTACAACCTCTTCCGCCGCACCAAGGTGGGCCGCGCCCTGGAGCCGGTGTGGTCGAACATGGCGCTGCACCGCCCCGCCGAGTTCAACCGCTCGCACATCCCCGCGTTCCTCGCCGACGAGACGCCCCGGAACTACATCAGCGTCTACCCGTTCGTGCGTTCGTACGACTGGTATCTGCTGCCCGACGAGGACCGTCGCCGGATGCTCGCCGACCACGGCAAGATGGCCCGCGGCTTCCCGGACGTGCGCGCCAACACGGTCGCCTCGTTCTCCCTCGGCGACTACGAGTGGCTGCTGGCCTTCGAGGCCGACGAGCTGTACCGCATCGTCGACCTCATGCGCCACCTGCGCGCCTCCGAGGCCCGTATGCACGTCCGCGAAGAGGTCCCGTTCTACACGGGACGCCGCAAGGAGATCGGCGAGCTGATCGCCGGTCTCGCCTGACGGCGCCACCGCTGCTTCAGGCTGCTTTTCCCTTGCCGGAACGGCCGCCTGGGGCCGCAGGCCGTGGCTCCGCGTGCGGGGCGCACTCCGCGTTCCGACCCGGCAGGCGGCCCACCAGCAGATACGCGTCCAGGTGGGCGTTGACGCACTGGTTCGGGCCGCCCGCGATGCCGTGCGTGCCCGCGCCCCGCTCGGTCACCAGGGCCGAGCCGGACAGCCGGCGCCGCAGTTCGAGCGCGCCCGCGTACGGTGTCGCCGCGTCCCGTTCGGCCGCCAGGATCAGTACCGGCGGCAGTTCACCGGGCCCGGTCCGCACGTCGAGGGGTGTCTGCCGGGGCTCCGGCCAGTAGGCGCACGGCAGATTCATCCACGCGTTGTCCCAGGTCTCGAAGGGCGCCGTGCGCGCGAGCCGCGTGTTGTCCCGGTCCCAGACCTGCCAACTCGTCGGCCAGGGCGCGTCGTTGCACTCGACGGCCGTGTACACGGCGTTGCCGTTCTCCGCCTCGACGGCCGCCTCCGTCACCGGTGCCGCCTGGTCGATCAGCGGCTGCGGATCACCCTTCAGGTAGGCGGACAGTGCGTGGGCGCGGTGCGGCCAGTAGTCGTCGTAGTACCCGGCCTGCAGGAACGCGCCCTGCAACTGCCCCGGCCCCACCTTCCCGCCGGCCGGCTCGGCGGCGAGCCGGGCCGCCGCCCTGTCGTAACTCCGCAGCACCGCCTCCGGCGTGGCGCCCAGCCCGTACACGTCGTCGTGCCGGGCGACCCACGCCCGGAAGTCCGCCCAGCGGCTCTCGAACGCGGCCGACTGGTCGAGGTTGTTGCGGTACCAGATCCCGGCCGGGTCCGGGTTCACCGCCGAGTCGAACACCATCCGCCGTACGTGCGAGGGGAACAGCGTCGCGTACAGCGCCCCGAAGTACGTGCCGTACGAAGCGCCCATGAACGTCAGCCGGTCCTCGCCGAGTGCGGCGCGCAGGACGTCCAGGTCACGGGCGTTGTTGAGGGAGTGGTAATGGCGCAGCGCGTCGCCCGAGCGCTCGGCGCACCCGCGCGCGTACGCCTTCGCCTCGGCGACCCGCTCCATCTTGTACGACTCCGACGGGTGCACCGGTGCCGGCGTGGGTCCCTTGAAGAAGAGCTTCGGGTCCTTGCAGGACAGCGGCGCCGACCGGCCCACCCCGCGCGGGGCGTATCCGACCAGGTCGTACGCCCCCGCGATGCGCTTCCACTCCGGGATGACACCGATCATCGGGAAGAACATGCCGGAGGCGCCGGGGCCGCCCGGGTTGTAGACGAGGGCACCCTGGCGCTCCACCTTGTGCTCGGGGTCGCGAGGGTTCTTGCCGGTCGCCTCGGCCCGGCTGACGGTGAGCTTGATCTGCTTGCCGTCGGGGTGCGCGTAGTCCAGCGGCACGGTGACGGTGCCGCAGCGCACGGTGTCCGGCAGTTCCTCCTCCTCCGCGCACTTGCCGAAGCTGATACCGGCCGCCCCGGCGCGCGCGGCGGCCAGCACGGAACCCCGGAACTCGGCCGAACCGGGACCTCCCGGTAGGCCGGGCCGGCCCGGGGCGCTGTCCGCCGGGGCGGCGGCCAGGGTGGTCAACAGCAAGGACCCGGCAGCAGAGTAGAGGGCGGCAGCTCGCATCGCGTATCCCTTCGGTGGCAACAGAAGGGATGTTTCGGGCGCCGGTAGGTGAAGGCAAGCACCGTCCGCCCGGTGTCGCCGCGAGCACTCCTATGCGCCCCCGCACACACCCCCGGGGCGCCGGGGCGCGGGTCAGCGAAGCCGTTCGCGCAGGATGTCCTGGGGCTCCCGGTGCGCGAAGGCCGCGCGCAGGTCGGCGTCGACGGCGCGGACCCCGAGGACGGCGACAGAGGTGAGGTACGTGTGTTCGTCGTCGGTTGCGGTGTGGAGGGCGGTGGCCCTGGTCCGTCGGGTCAGGGCGGTGAGCAGCCGTTGTCCGGCCGGTGACGCCCAGCGTGAGTAGGGGTGGACCTCGATCCGGGCGATGGCGAGGCAGCTGAGGGTGAGGACGAGGGGGAGCGCGAACCAGAGGGCGACCAGGTCGCGCGGGACGGCACCCCGCCCGGGCGCCAGCAGGGCCACCGCGCCCAGCGCGACGACGGCCAGTGCGGCGGCCCGTACCTGACGGACCGCGAACGCGATTCCGCGCCGGGCGCCGTCGGGCACGGCCAGGCCCGCCGCGACGAGCCGGTCCGCGAGCCTCCGTACGGCCTCCGTGCCGGCCGCGGCCGTCCGTACCGGAGTGATGCGCGACTGGCCCTCCGGCCCGATGGCGCCTATCACCGACCGTTCCATCTCGTCGCGCCCGCTCGGGTCCACGACGGTCGCCCAGCCGGTGTGGGCGAGCAGCAGCCGCCGTTGGCGGGCCATCGACACCAGCGTGAGATCGGCGACCCGTGCCGGTCCGCCGGACAGGAACGCGGCCTCGTACAGCGTCAGGTCACGCCCGCGACCGCCGGGGCCCGCGTCCGGATCGACGGCCGCCGCGTGTACGGCGGCCAGGCACAGCCGGATGCACGCCGTACCGGCGGCGATCCAGGCCAGCAGCAGGAGGAAGGACCAGAACATGCCGTTGTTCTATGCGAAGGGTGCCTGGAACGCCATGGGCTTTCAGGATATGGACGAGGTATGGCCGGTACGTGACGTATGCGCGGTGGCCGGTTCAGGCCGCCTCGGACGGTCCTGCGGCCTCCGGTGGCGGGCTGGTCGCGGGCGGCGGCAGCGGATAGGTCGCGACCGGCGAGGGCGTCACCGGCACGGCGGACGCGGGGGCGGTCGTCGGGCCGGGCGGGGCCGGGGAGTTGGTGAGCGGCGGGGTGCTCGCGGCGGCCATGTCCTGGGCGAGGGCGTCGAAGTCGACGTATCCCGTGGCCTCCAGGACCTGGATGTGGTCGAGGACGGTCCTGTTCGCGTCGTCGGCCAGGGTGCGGACGAGGGAGTTGCGGGTGCTCGCGCGGACCTGCGCGACGACGGAGAACACCTTGCCGTGCGCCATCCGCAGCAGGTTGGCGAACTCGCGGTCGAAGTCCTCGCCGTGGGCCGCGTCCATGGTGCTGAGCCACCCGCGCTGCTGCTCGCTCGGCTGGTTGGGCAGTTCGAAGCTGAGCCGCGAGGCCACGTCCCGGACCCGCTCGTCGAGGAAGGTGTGCCCCTCGATCAGATGCCGGCCCGCGATCCGTACGGCCTCGGTGGTGCCGCGTTCCTGGGCCTGCTGACCGGCGGGCAGTTCCCACAGCCCCGCCAGCCGTACCTTGGTGAGGAACTCGCGGTCGAGCGCGGACAGCGGACCGAACCGTGTCGACACGGTCTGCGCGTTGAGCACGTCCACGCCGGTTCCGGAACGGTCCGTGTACGACCAGACCGGGAAGATCAGTGCCAGGAGGGTCGCCGCCAGACCCGCGACGAGGAGCCCGGTGCCACCGAGACCGGGACGTTGGACGGATCGCATGGCACCTCCTGCTTGCGGCACCGCACGCTGATGCGCTTCGGGCACGGAGTTCGCATCGTACTGCGGGCCCCGCACCGGCTGCGGTACGAGAGGAGACGGTTCCGGGGGGAGCGGGCGGACGCCGTATGAGGGAACGCGAGCCCTGTGCACATCATACGAAACGCCAACAAACCGGACGGCGAATTGTCGCGCAATGGGTGGCACTGTCAACCCCCGCACGGTTTGCGGGGGTTGAGGCATAGGTGCCCGTTCGGTGGCGGGGTGTGGAACGGCGTACGCGGGGGAGTGACGTTCGTCGCTCGGTGCCCCCGTGCGTCAGCGGCGCAGGAGCACGCGTCGGGTGGCCCGGGCCAGCCGGGCCGTGGGGCGCTGGGAGCGCGGGGCCGGACCCGAGCGGTCGAGCCACCACTCGCGCAGCCGACGCAGGCGCTCCGTGTCCTCGGGGGTCTCGGCGCTCCCGGGCTGCCCGCCGAACAGCAGATACGCGGCGAAGTCCAGGGCGTCGTGCCGGTAACCGTCGGACATGGGGTGCCCGTGCGCGTACGCGAGGAAGGCGGGCCGGTATCCGGCCCCGAGGATCTCGGGCAGTTCGGGGGCGACCTTCGCCACGACATCGGCCCGCTTGGCCCCGAGCGCCCGCGACTGCACCCCGAGCCGTACCCGGTCGAACCCCTCCGGCGCGGGCGTCCCCGCGACGAGCGCGGAGAGCAACGCGGTCTGCGCGAGGGCGAGGCGCTGGCGGGCGGGGGTGGAGTCGGGTGCCTGGTCGGGTTCGGCCACCGATGCGTCTGCCGTCGCCGAAGCCGTCGCCTGCGTGGTCGCCGTCTCCGAGGGTGCGGCCACGTCCAACGCCCTGCGGATCGCGGCCAGTTCCCGCTCCAGCTCGCCCGCCTCGGGGAAGTTGTCGTCCCGCTCCAGCAGGACGCCGGGCGGGGTGACCCGGGAGGCGAGGTCCGTGAGGATGTCGAGGACCTGGGGCGGGACCGGGTGGGCGTGGCTGTCGTGCCAGACGCCGTCCCGTTCGAAGCCGCCCGCGACATGGACATACGCGATGGCCTCGACGGGCAGTTCGGCCAGGGCCTTCGCCGGGTCCTCACCCCGGTTGACGTGGTTCGTGTGCAGGTTGGCGACATCGATGAGGAGGCGTACGCCGGTCCGGTCCGCCAGTTCGTACAGGAACTGGCCCTCCGTCAGCTCCTCGTCGGGCCAGGCGAGGAGCGCGGCGATGTTCTCGACGGCGAGCGGCACCGGCAGTGCCGCCTGTGCGATGCGGACGTTCTCGCACAGCACGTCGAGCGCGTCCCGGGTGCGGGGGACGGGCAGCAGGTGCCCGGCCTCCAGCAGCGGGGACGCGGTCAGCGGGCCGCCGGCCCGGACGAACGCGATGTGCTCGGTGACCAGCGGCGAGCCCAGCGCCTCGGCGCGCTCGGCGAGCGCGGTGAGCTGGTCCTCGGCGGGCCGGTCCGCGCCGCCGAGGCCCAGGGAGACTCCGTGCGGGACGACCGTCACGCCGCGCTCGCGCAGCCGCAGCAGCGACTCGGGGAGATGCCCCGGGCACAGGTTCTCGGCCACGGCCTCGACCCAGTCGATGCCCGGCATGGCTTCCACGGCGTCCGCGATCTCCGGCCGCCATCCGATGCCCGTACCCAGTCTCCCCGGTCGCTTCATGGTCTGTCCCCTTCTCCGACCTTCTCGGTCCACGGAGTGATGGCCCGGGTTCCCGGGGTCGAACCCCTCCCCGGCGACCTTCAGAGCAACATTTGAGCTTGCGCCCGCCGGTTCCGGTCGGCCTACTGGCCCTGGGCGAGCTTGTTGGGGTCCGGGGCCTCCGGCCGGTTGGTGTTGATCGTGCCGGGTGCTGGCGGCGACGGCTTGGAGGACAACACGGGGTTGCCGGTCGGCTCCACGGCGGGCGCGATGGGCGGCACCACTCCGGGGGACGGCGGCGGCGGACCGGTCGGGCTGGCGCTGGGTCCGGCGGCCTTCTCGGCGATCTTCTGGAAGTCGATCTTGCCGGTCTTCTCCAGGATCGTGATGTGGTCGAGCACGGTCTGGTTGGTGTCCGAGGCCAGTTGACGCACGAGAGTGTTGCGGGTCTGGTTCCGCACCGTCGCGATGACCGGGAGGATGTTGCCGTGCGCCTGCCGCAGGAGGTTCGCCCAGACCTCGTCGTAGTCCGCGGCCGAGGCCGCCGTCATCTGGTCCAGGAAGCCCTGCTGCTGCGCGTTCGGCTGGTTGGGGATCGGGACACCGAGCTGCTGGGAGACGCTCCTCGCACGTTTGTCGAGGTCGTTGTGGCCCGTGATCAGGTGCTGGGCCGCCTCCCGGACGGCGGGATTGCTGGACTTCGTCATCGCCTGTTGCCCCGCGGGCAGTTCCCACAGCCCGGCCAGCCGGACACGCACGATGAGTTCGCGGTCCAGGGGGGTCAGCGGCCCCCACTGGGTGTTCACCGTGTCTCCGGTGATCGCGGCGGCCGTCGTGGCGTCGTTACGGTGCGGGTACGAGTAGAACACGGGGTACGCGAGCGCGCCGATGGTGCCTGCGATGGCCAGGCCGACGAGGAACGTGCCGTTCTTGCGGGGCAAGGGAGCCTCCCGGGGGAAACCCAACAGGTCGTTGGGGGACTGATACGCGGCTGGTGGGGGACGTACGTGAGGCGCGGTCAGGACACCGAACGGGCCCGGGTCGCCGTCACGTGTACACGAGTCAGATCGTGCCGTTGGCGATGGCGTCGAAGTCGACCGCGCCGGTCTTCTCCAGCATCGTGATGTGGTCGAGCACGGTCTGGTTGGTGTCCGTCGCCAGCTGACGCACCAGCGTGTTCTCGGTCTGGTTCCGAATCGTCGCGATAGCGGGGAAGATCGTGCCGTGTGCCTTCCGCAGGAGGCTCGCCCAGACCCGGTCGAACTCCTTGCCCTGGGCCGCGTCCATCTGGGCCAGGAAGCCCTGCTGCGCCTCGTTCGGCTGGTTGGGCAACTCGACATTGAGCTGGGCGGCGACCTTCCGCACCCGCTCGTCCAGGTCGCCGTGGCCCACCAGCAGGTGGTCCGCCGCCTGCTTGACGGTGGCGCTGCTGGACTTGGCCATCGCCTTCTCTCCGGCGGG contains these protein-coding regions:
- the hemE gene encoding uroporphyrinogen decarboxylase yields the protein MSANQSPAGQQPTATSAAVKNDAVQDSAFLKACRREPVPHTPVWFMRQAGRSLPEYHKVRAGIPMLESCTRPELVAEITLQPVRRHKVDAAIYFSDIVVPLKAIGIDLDIKPGVGPVVEKPIRTRADLAQLRDLTPEDVPYVTEAIGLLTRELGSTPLIGFAGAPFTLASYLVEGGPSRTYENAKAMMYGDPKLWADLLDRLAEITAAFLKVQIEAGASAVQLFDSWAGALAPADYRRSVLPASRKVFKAVEGYGVPRIHFGVGTGELLAPMSEAGVDVMGVDYRVPLDEAARRIGPGKALQGNLDPTVLFASTEAVEAKTREVLDAAKGLEGHIFNLGHGVMPNTPPDALTRLVEYVHTNTAR
- a CDS encoding rhomboid family intramembrane serine protease; amino-acid sequence: MVIPVHDVNPASRTPWVTYALIAANVLVFLSMPGTAGSVTGESGLAQLCHLQAFLDQYAAVPQELIHHQLPRLVPTGDVGVGTGGPGCVIGPPGYDKSPVLSVFTAMFLHGGWLHLLGNMLFLLIFGNNIEDRLGHVRYALFYVVCGYAASYGFALLNADSGDPLIGASGAIAGVLGAYLVLFPKARVWVLVPFLVFLPLRLPAWLVLGFWFVLQAVYSSGEGVAEAGTVAYAAHVVGFLAGMLLAWPLRAGTPPPPEPGRLLWGRQARHTW
- a CDS encoding FAD-dependent oxidoreductase yields the protein MSMSDGRTSDTKRGTERLVVIGGDAAGMSAASQARRLREPDELEIVAFERGNFTSYSACGIPYWVSGDVPDRDMLIARSAEEHRARDIDLRMRTEAMEIDVPGGRVRARDLETGAESWTSYDKLVIATGARPIRPSLPGMDAPGVHGVQTLDDGQALLDTLATTGGRRAVVVGAGYIGVEMAEALVKRGYEVTVVNRSKEPMSTLDPDMGRLVHEAMEGLGITMVNDAEVTRLLTGDDGRVRAVATEDAEYPADVVVLGIGVRPETTLARAAGLPVGDHGGLLTDLAMRVRGHENIWAGGDCVEVLDLVSGQERHIPLGTHANKHGQVIGANAGGGYATFPGVVGTAVSKVCDLEIARTGLLEKDARRAGLRFVSVTIESTNSAGYYPGAAVMTVKMLAEHRTGRLLGVQIVGREGAAKRVDIAAVALTASMTVEQMTALDLGYAPPFSPVWDPVLVAARKATTAVRAGTS
- a CDS encoding DUF4349 domain-containing protein is translated as MNTLHTHPRRTRRSARPVQALSGLLLAAALALTGCSGTGADAGTTSDSNGGADKAAAGALEEQAGSDSKPGAQASAAPQAAAGPHIIRTVSVSVQVKDVSKALAKVRTVTANAGGFVGSETTTLDEEEGGENTDVVLRVPVAEYERVLAALEGTGKLLHREAESKDVTDQVVDVESRITTQRASVNRIRELMDKATKLSDVVTLEGELSRRQADLESLLARQASLKDRTSLATINLSLSEKPAEASEENDDPGVLDALAGGWDAFVSMLRWIVVALAAVLPFAAVAVLLVFVWLRFARPRREHHRAPVTAAGPAPTATLPTAPPVPSKGPEEAEQD
- the hemG gene encoding protoporphyrinogen oxidase, with amino-acid sequence MSAVEARAGAGHVVVIGGGIAGLAAAHRLLDRGVRVTLLEASDRVGGKLLPGEIAGARVDLGAESMLARRPEAVALAREVGLDDRLQPPATSTASIWTRGALRPFPKGHVMGVPGNASALAGVLSDEGLARIGRDADLPRTEVGDDVAVGEFVAARLGREVVDRLVEPLLGGVYAGDAYRISMRSAVPQLFEVAKKHVSLTEGVRGIQARMAAAPQQGGPVFMGIQGGVGQLPLAVAESVRARGGEIVTGAPVTELRRTAGTSAAWRVVAGERVYDADGVVVAVPTPVAAGLLRAEAPAAAAELAGVEYASMALITLAYRRGEVSLPEGSGFLVPPVDGRTIKASTFASQKWGWIAEENPDLLVLRTSVGRYAETEILRRPDTDLVAVSRHDLQEATGLTAAPVETRVTRWDDGLPQYPVGHHARVDRIREHIAKLPGLAVCGAAYDGVGIPACIASAYAAVDALEADPVRSATDGAGE